Genomic segment of Carassius carassius chromosome 19, fCarCar2.1, whole genome shotgun sequence:
TCAGGTATGTCAAGATGTTGTGCGATTTTAATTGCTGGATCAGACCTCAGAGCTTGGACTGGCCAAAGCCACGTTTTAAGGTAATGGGACACCAAAGTGTGCCACTATTCAAGTTAAGTGCCATTTTCTGACACTGTATTCACCCAGGATGCTGATTGCTTTTAATCCCTCCCTGACAACAGCCTCCTGGAAGGCATCCCATAATAGACACCCAATCCTGATTGAAAATGGGTTTCTGTGAAGTACTGGCTCCATTGTGACACGTACAACAACAATGGCAAAGACTGTCTTTATTTGTCACGGGTGCTGACGGAGTTTGGCACGTCTCGAGCTGCCTGACCAGTCTGCCAAGTGAACATCACTGTCTATTATCATATAGCTGCtgcgttttttctctctctctctctctctctctctctcttttacgtTTGGTTAAAGGGGTTTTATTACACATTACTGTACATTAAATATGGGGTTGGTACGTTTTTAAAAAAAACGTCtctgatgctcaccaaggctgcatttatttgatgaaaaatacaattaaaaacagcaatattgtgaaatattattacaatttataataaccattttctatgtgaatatattttaaatattattttattcctgccatgcaacgctgaattttcagcaccgtcatcttcagtgtcacatgatcctttagaaatcattcgaatatgtTAATTTGCTACATTGATGAATTctacaggattatttgatgaatagagttaaaaataacagcatttatttgaaaccttttttaacattataaatatctttgcttttgctttgctgagtaaattattttattatcccTTTAGAATCTTGAACATAAATGAgctaaacatacaaataaaaagatcaactcttcagaaaaaaaaaaaaaaaatacacgccgttatatattttcatgtaaaaataCACAGTATAATACAATAGTACCCATGGGGAATAatatatgcatttttgttttcaCAGTTTAATGTCACGCGTCCCCTCAATTACTCCAGACAACAAAAGAAACATATATGAATCACATTTTGGCCTCTATGAAATCAAATtccagagaagaagaaaaagaaaaaaaacttgaaagtgattttttttttcatgtttcacacCTTCATTATATTCCACGTTTACACTGCGTTCCTTACACAGCATTTTTTACAGGTTtaccatgtacagtaaatactcaCTAAATGACACCCGATACCAAGCGTTAATGAATTTAGATATACAGATTTACAGTATAACTACAAACATTAGCTGTTCTGAAGCAATGATGTTCAACTTCTAGgagtaagaaaataattttatactTATAAATAAGGAGCTATACATCGccattatttttttcaagaaaagAGGTTTCTGAACGTGTTAACAAATAATGCAGGCGCTTCCACATACAGTAAACAAAGCAATGGTACTTTCGTTTGTACAACCAGAATAATGTGCAAAGAAAACTGAACGCTGTGCATCTGAACCAAAAGAAACTCCTTCACTAGTTTTAGACAGACTGGCACAGTTATAATATTAAACACGAATTGCACATTTCCCAACCGGTTCTCAACGAGCTCAAACGATGGGCTTGGCGTGTTTCGAAATCGTTGACATGCCCCAGAAGGAAGCTAGTGTTTCTAAGAAAGAACTACAGTTTGTCCCAAGGCTCTGTGTCCTATCTGTGCGCCATGGGGATTTAAAAAAGGGCACAAATACACATCCTCGGGCAGCTCCCACTAACACTTGAGATGCTTCTTGCTGGTCATGTCATTCCAGATACGATGCATCTCCTCAGGGGAGATCTGGTGTACGGTAATGACTCGACGGTACCTGCAAAGACTGTAGGCCATTTTCCAGTGATTGAATCCACTGTTCTGATATGGGTGAATGGCCAGCTTCCTCAAACACACCCCGACATAAACGTCCTCCAGATGCAAGAGTCTGGTGTGCAAGGACGTCTTGTAGATGAGCTCTGCAACATCTGCTGAGAACACGTACCCAGTGCCGGAGCAAAATGGCGGGTATTTGCTTTCGGGGTAAAGGTCTCTGGACATGTACCACTTGCTGCGCATGTCCCGAATGGGTCCGCCGTTGATGACGTATCCCGTGAAGTACCTCCGTCGAGGTTTGGTGGCCGGCTTCAAGAGTTTATACACCAAGTTGTCCATGTTCACGAAGATATCGCTGTCCGTTTTCATCACGTACTTGGCTTGGTTGCAGAAAGTGGCCACCCAGCGCATTCCCATCAGCGTTTTGAGAGTGAGATTGTGGTACGAGTCGATGAAGTCCTCGACTACGATGTCGTGAAAGATCTCGCTCTCTTGCTCCACCATTTGGTTGAGCACTGAGTCCGTGCTGCGTCCCAGAAGAAAGAGCGTAATGATGCGGAGGTCGCTGAAGGTGCTTTCGTCGCCCCAAGTTTCCCTGATGGCTTGGCGGGCATTGAACTCTTTGTGTGTGGTCGTGATAAGGATGACAAGGAAGGGCACGTTCGTTTCACATTTCTTGGGCTCGTTGATGATGAAATCGAAGGCATGGGGGTTCAGCGGACGCGTCCGGATGTTACCAAAGGTTGTGGTGGCGTTGCTCTTGAGCGCTTTCGCTGTTTTACGTGCTGGGACGGACAGTTGGCTCACATAGGATGACGTGGGACGGGATATACTTAAATACCACAGAGCGCTGGCCCAGCAAACGACCGTCAACACGTAGAGGCATGACACTTTTGAAGGCATTGTGATGCATTTACGTGCACTTGGAGCTGTAGATCTCGAATGGTCTTGCAGCCATTAGTGATAGTACCTCAGGCAGAAATGCAGAACAAAACGGCATTTGTTTGCAGCCTGACGTCAGCTGTCAGAGCTGTCTTCTCTTCATATGAAATCAGTGGGATTTTGTAGCAGGGTTTCAAATGCTCCCTGACACTCTTCCGCATGTTCCACTgaaatctgaaaaacaaaacagcagtTGGTTTCAACTAGAGGCCAACTGACAAATGGGTTCTTCAACTGAAGGACCTCATTATATGAAAGCTAGAATTATTCAGTTACATATATGCATCTGGAAGATGCTTATAATGCATTCATTGTATATGCAGTAATTTGCATAAATCTCCAGAAAGAAATCTAAGTATTGAATAAAGTCAGGTTCACAattattgtttaattttgttcACGTACAGTATTAGAGCTAAAGGTTTATACACAGATTTATTTCTCTTCTATCACTTCATTATTTGAGAATAGTCAgcagtcagaaaaaaaataacGTCTAATgaataaaatgctatttttaactgctttgttttaagaagaaaaaaagatatgAATAGAACTGTAAGCTGTAAGTTTGGTGCATGACATGTaagtgaaaaacaaataaaaaacaaaataataaaattaaaacttaaatgtgtatttttattgttttctttcatCTAGTCTGCCCAAAATCTCTAAATAGACCAGTGCAGGAAATAACAATGGTATTGTCGGTTGTGCCTTGTTTTTTAAAATCAA
This window contains:
- the LOC132095525 gene encoding beta-1,3-galactosyltransferase 1-like codes for the protein MPSKVSCLYVLTVVCWASALWYLSISRPTSSYVSQLSVPARKTAKALKSNATTTFGNIRTRPLNPHAFDFIINEPKKCETNVPFLVILITTTHKEFNARQAIRETWGDESTFSDLRIITLFLLGRSTDSVLNQMVEQESEIFHDIVVEDFIDSYHNLTLKTLMGMRWVATFCNQAKYVMKTDSDIFVNMDNLVYKLLKPATKPRRRYFTGYVINGGPIRDMRSKWYMSRDLYPESKYPPFCSGTGYVFSADVAELIYKTSLHTRLLHLEDVYVGVCLRKLAIHPYQNSGFNHWKMAYSLCRYRRVITVHQISPEEMHRIWNDMTSKKHLKC